In Burkholderia gladioli, a genomic segment contains:
- a CDS encoding AraC family transcriptional regulator codes for MRDPLLPPPLVLESGGPLVAAAELTQSVARETEAHRHARGQLVGALSGLLSVGLEAQQWVVPATHAIWVPPHHMHSLRSYGPFSGWSVFVQEAACAALPTAPRAIRTNPLLREAVRRAATWSGGSLGHDEIRIAELILAEIAASPAQALGLPRPIDARLARIADALAADLSDTRRAEDWAHWAGIAPRTLSRRFLEETGMSFAQWRQQARVLRALERLAVGTPVTTIALELGYDNVSAFIEMFRRVLGVTPGKYAAELPPLAAAD; via the coding sequence ATGCGCGATCCCCTGCTCCCCCCACCTCTCGTACTCGAATCGGGCGGACCGTTAGTTGCGGCTGCGGAGTTGACGCAATCCGTGGCGCGGGAGACCGAGGCGCATCGGCATGCGCGCGGCCAGTTGGTGGGTGCGCTGAGCGGGCTGCTGTCGGTCGGGCTGGAAGCGCAGCAGTGGGTCGTGCCGGCCACGCACGCGATCTGGGTGCCGCCCCATCACATGCATTCGCTGCGCTCCTACGGGCCGTTCTCGGGCTGGAGCGTGTTCGTCCAGGAGGCGGCCTGCGCGGCGCTGCCGACCGCGCCGCGCGCGATCCGCACCAACCCGCTGCTGCGCGAGGCGGTGCGACGCGCGGCGACCTGGTCGGGCGGCTCGCTCGGTCACGACGAGATCCGCATCGCGGAATTGATCCTGGCCGAGATCGCGGCCTCGCCGGCGCAGGCGCTGGGCCTGCCCCGGCCGATCGACGCGCGTCTGGCGAGGATCGCCGACGCGCTCGCGGCCGACCTGTCGGACACGCGCCGAGCCGAGGATTGGGCGCACTGGGCCGGCATCGCGCCGCGCACGTTGAGCCGGCGCTTCCTGGAGGAAACCGGCATGAGCTTCGCGCAGTGGCGCCAGCAGGCGCGCGTGCTGCGCGCGCTGGAGCGGCTCGCGGTGGGCACCCCGGTCACCACCATCGCGCTCGAACTCGGCTACGACAATGTCAGCGCCTTCATCGAGATGTTCCGTCGCGTGCTGGGTGTCACGCCGGGGAAATACGCGGCGGAGTTGCCGCCGCTGGCCGCGGCCGATTGA
- a CDS encoding SDR family oxidoreductase, translated as MSMVALGGRPGASTARRAGIPLAVSRPFFFRSGFQRRFGAVPILSFHRLLKPVHRKAAVRMLSEGLRQEVKPYGIRTTVISPGAIDTELPDSITEPDIAAAVREFYGIALPADSFANLLAYVIGAPEDVDINEVVFRPTRQEF; from the coding sequence ATGTCGATGGTCGCGCTCGGCGGCCGCCCCGGCGCCTCAACCGCGAGGCGCGCAGGCATCCCGCTTGCCGTCTCGCGGCCGTTCTTCTTCCGATCCGGGTTCCAGCGGCGCTTCGGTGCCGTGCCCATCCTGTCTTTTCACCGATTGTTGAAGCCCGTTCATCGCAAGGCGGCGGTGAGGATGCTGTCGGAGGGTTTGCGCCAGGAGGTGAAGCCTTACGGCATTCGCACCACGGTGATCTCGCCGGGCGCGATCGACACCGAACTGCCCGACAGCATCACCGAGCCCGATATCGCCGCCGCGGTGCGCGAGTTCTACGGCATCGCGCTGCCGGCCGATTCCTTCGCGAACCTGCTGGCCTATGTGATCGGGGCGCCGGAGGACGTCGACATCAACGAGGTGGTGTTCCGGCCGACGCGGCAGGAGTTTTGA
- a CDS encoding virulence factor family protein, which produces MMLVQVAGAGAAESGKAGGKLADKATAASAASQPATLVGRMGRMPGGRYGEVSVVRPEGDVHGFVVLYSAAGGWSAADQATAEALAKAGALTVGVDTARYAANLARDKESCHQLVGDAEAVGHQLERQLKTSRYFAPIVAGIGQGGALARQVLAQAPENTISGAVTVAPAATLDARFRMCPPDPTVSRRKTPGFVDSAATGDAARLVSLLAPHLRDGSADELDVSDLPLVELPARPGGMAAGEGLLAIVISGDGGWRDLDKTIAEALQKDGVSVVGWDSLRYFWSEKTPAQTSHDLARVMQTYLARWHASHVALIGYSFGADVMPFAYNRLAQPLKDKVSVISLLGFAPSADFQIRVTGWLGMPASDQALQVRPEFNKLPLKQVQCFYGATEQDTLCPALAGSGAQVIKTGGDHHFGGDYLALERQILDALRRNAAGR; this is translated from the coding sequence ATGATGCTGGTGCAGGTCGCGGGCGCCGGTGCGGCGGAATCGGGCAAGGCGGGCGGCAAGCTCGCCGACAAGGCCACGGCGGCGAGCGCCGCCTCGCAGCCGGCCACCCTGGTCGGCAGGATGGGCAGGATGCCCGGCGGGCGCTACGGCGAGGTGAGCGTGGTGCGGCCCGAGGGCGACGTGCATGGTTTCGTGGTGCTGTATTCGGCGGCGGGCGGCTGGAGCGCGGCCGACCAGGCCACCGCCGAGGCGCTGGCCAAGGCCGGCGCGCTGACGGTCGGCGTCGATACCGCGCGTTATGCCGCGAATCTCGCCAGGGACAAGGAAAGCTGCCATCAGCTGGTGGGCGACGCCGAGGCGGTTGGCCACCAGCTCGAACGGCAGTTGAAGACCTCGCGCTACTTCGCGCCGATCGTGGCCGGCATCGGCCAGGGCGGCGCGCTGGCGCGCCAGGTGCTGGCGCAGGCGCCGGAGAACACCATCTCGGGCGCGGTGACGGTGGCGCCTGCCGCCACGCTCGACGCGCGCTTCAGGATGTGCCCGCCGGACCCGACCGTGAGCCGCCGCAAGACGCCCGGTTTCGTCGACAGCGCCGCGACGGGCGACGCCGCGCGCCTGGTGTCGCTGCTCGCGCCGCATCTGCGCGACGGCAGCGCCGACGAGCTCGACGTGTCCGACCTGCCGCTGGTCGAGTTGCCCGCCAGGCCGGGCGGCATGGCCGCCGGCGAGGGCCTGCTGGCGATCGTGATCTCGGGCGACGGCGGCTGGCGCGATCTCGACAAGACCATCGCCGAGGCGCTGCAGAAGGACGGCGTGTCGGTGGTCGGCTGGGACAGTCTGCGTTACTTCTGGAGCGAGAAGACGCCGGCCCAGACCAGCCACGACCTGGCGCGGGTGATGCAGACCTACCTGGCGCGCTGGCACGCCTCGCATGTCGCGCTGATCGGCTATTCGTTCGGCGCCGACGTGATGCCGTTCGCCTACAACCGCCTGGCGCAGCCGCTCAAGGACAAGGTTTCGGTGATCTCGCTGCTTGGTTTCGCGCCCTCGGCCGACTTCCAGATCCGCGTGACGGGCTGGCTCGGCATGCCGGCCAGCGACCAGGCCCTGCAGGTGCGGCCGGAGTTCAACAAGCTGCCGCTCAAGCAGGTGCAGTGCTTCTATGGCGCGACCGAGCAGGACACGCTGTGCCCGGCGCTGGCCGGCAGCGGCGCCCAGGTCATCAAGACCGGCGGCGATCACCATTTCGGCGGCGACTACCTGGCGCTGGAGCGGCAGATCCTCGACGCGCTGCGCAGGAACGCGGCGGGGCGCTGA
- the mprF gene encoding bifunctional lysylphosphatidylglycerol flippase/synthetase MprF, whose translation MSSSDLPRRAAQAFARVRQTLRLDRLMSPLLALGIGIALLFVFQHLSETVDYKSVIRNLRHLTLGEWAGALGATALSYVALVARDAIGLRYVGASVPRIPLWIGTIAGTALGNATGFGALTGGAVRVRVYGASGVSAAQIGRMTVFMGATLALGIVGMTALGMLGGSTALAAMLPVGPGWLRAGGALVLVLLAALVALCGKAPREIRSRWRWLSFDIPARRDLLGQLLFAVIDVVAAGLALWSLLPHGHIGFVTFITVYSGALLLGMIGHTPGGIGVFEAAMAFTLGSAVPPTSMLAALIAYRAIYFGVPLVLSAGLLTVFEGRAIGHRFVSAQAAQVSQLAPLFLGLVTFAVGGMLVISGATPAFWQRIAVLRNVVPLWVMEGSQVLCSVLGVSLLFVARGLLRRLDAAWWMALGLTLASLALSFSKGLAFVEAGVLVALLVLLLVSRRRFNRHSSLFAEPFTIGWFMSVALVLMLAVWVLLFAFRDVPYTREIWSTFSFDERASRALRATLAAGVFAAMASLWQLLRPAAGRFVMPEPQDLADAARIIRAQDRSDVGLALMGDKSFLFSPSREAFLMYAKHGRTWAALYDPVGPRDEWAGLINDFILRAHAHGGRAAFYQVRAEALPLYLDAGLTLVKLGEEAHIALDRFDLKGSNRSHLRYALRRADRDAMSVEVIPPQAVPGMLPLLREISDDWLDSRDAREKSFSIAAFHDGYLATQSVMLVRQNDEPVAFVTFMTTDLNTDATVGVMRHVPEASPYAMEYLFTQLALHLKEAGFRRLSLGMAPFSGMGSAPMSSLWHRLGRIVWRFGGRFYNFRGLRAFKSKFEPQWEPRYLAASGSVGVFVTLADLSLLAGGRRS comes from the coding sequence ATGTCTTCTAGTGATTTACCGCGGCGCGCGGCGCAGGCTTTCGCGCGCGTTCGCCAGACCTTGCGGCTCGACCGCCTCATGTCGCCGCTGCTCGCGCTCGGCATCGGCATCGCCTTGCTGTTCGTGTTCCAGCACCTGTCGGAGACCGTCGACTACAAGTCGGTGATCCGCAACCTGCGCCACCTCACGCTCGGCGAATGGGCCGGCGCGCTCGGCGCCACCGCGCTCAGCTACGTGGCCCTGGTCGCGCGCGACGCGATCGGGCTGCGCTACGTCGGCGCCTCGGTGCCGCGCATCCCGCTGTGGATCGGCACCATCGCCGGCACCGCGCTGGGCAACGCCACCGGCTTCGGCGCGCTGACCGGCGGCGCGGTGCGGGTGCGCGTGTACGGCGCCTCGGGCGTGAGCGCCGCCCAGATCGGCCGCATGACCGTCTTCATGGGCGCCACCCTGGCGCTGGGCATCGTCGGCATGACGGCGCTCGGCATGCTGGGCGGCTCGACGGCGCTGGCCGCGATGCTGCCGGTCGGGCCCGGCTGGCTGCGCGCCGGCGGCGCGCTGGTGCTGGTGCTGCTGGCCGCGCTGGTGGCGCTTTGCGGCAAGGCCCCGCGCGAGATCCGCTCGCGCTGGCGCTGGCTCTCCTTCGACATCCCGGCGCGTCGCGACCTGCTCGGCCAGTTGCTGTTCGCGGTGATCGACGTGGTGGCCGCCGGCCTCGCGCTGTGGTCGCTGCTGCCGCACGGCCATATCGGCTTCGTCACCTTCATCACCGTCTACTCGGGCGCGCTGCTGCTCGGCATGATCGGCCATACGCCGGGCGGGATCGGCGTGTTCGAGGCGGCGATGGCCTTCACGCTCGGCAGCGCGGTGCCGCCCACTTCGATGCTGGCTGCCCTGATCGCCTATCGCGCGATCTATTTCGGCGTGCCGCTGGTGCTGTCGGCCGGGCTGCTGACCGTGTTCGAGGGGCGCGCGATCGGCCATCGCTTCGTGTCGGCCCAGGCCGCCCAGGTCTCGCAGCTCGCGCCGCTGTTCCTCGGCCTGGTCACCTTCGCGGTGGGCGGCATGCTGGTGATCTCGGGCGCCACGCCGGCCTTCTGGCAGCGCATCGCGGTGCTGCGCAACGTGGTGCCTCTGTGGGTGATGGAAGGCTCGCAGGTGCTTTGCAGCGTGCTCGGCGTGTCGCTGCTGTTCGTCGCGCGCGGCCTGCTGCGCCGCCTCGACGCCGCCTGGTGGATGGCGCTGGGCCTCACGCTGGCGAGCCTCGCGCTGTCCTTCTCCAAGGGCCTGGCCTTCGTCGAGGCCGGCGTGCTGGTCGCGCTGCTGGTGCTGCTGCTGGTGTCGCGGCGCCGCTTCAATCGCCATTCCTCGCTGTTCGCCGAGCCCTTCACGATCGGCTGGTTCATGTCGGTCGCGCTGGTGCTGATGCTGGCCGTCTGGGTGCTGCTGTTCGCGTTCCGCGACGTGCCCTACACGCGCGAGATCTGGTCGACCTTCTCGTTCGACGAGCGCGCCTCGCGGGCGCTGCGCGCCACCCTCGCGGCCGGCGTGTTCGCCGCGATGGCCTCGCTCTGGCAACTGCTGCGCCCGGCCGCCGGCCGCTTCGTGATGCCCGAGCCGCAGGACCTGGCCGACGCGGCGCGCATCATCCGCGCCCAGGACCGCAGCGACGTGGGCCTGGCGCTGATGGGCGACAAGAGCTTCCTGTTCTCGCCCTCGCGCGAGGCCTTCCTGATGTACGCCAAGCACGGCCGCACCTGGGCCGCGCTCTACGACCCGGTTGGCCCGCGCGACGAATGGGCCGGGCTGATCAACGACTTCATCCTGCGCGCGCACGCGCACGGCGGGCGCGCCGCCTTCTACCAGGTGCGCGCCGAGGCGCTGCCGCTCTATCTCGACGCCGGCCTCACCCTGGTCAAGCTCGGCGAGGAGGCGCACATCGCGCTCGATCGTTTCGACCTGAAGGGCTCGAACCGCTCGCACCTGCGCTACGCCCTGCGGCGCGCCGATCGCGACGCGATGTCGGTCGAGGTGATCCCGCCACAGGCGGTGCCCGGGATGCTGCCGCTGTTGCGCGAAATCTCCGACGACTGGCTCGACAGCCGCGACGCGCGCGAGAAGAGCTTCTCGATCGCCGCCTTCCACGACGGCTACCTGGCCACCCAGTCGGTGATGCTGGTGCGCCAGAACGACGAACCGGTGGCCTTCGTCACCTTCATGACCACCGATCTCAATACCGACGCGACGGTGGGCGTGATGCGCCACGTGCCCGAGGCCTCGCCCTACGCGATGGAGTACCTGTTCACGCAGCTCGCCCTGCACCTGAAGGAGGCCGGCTTCCGGCGCCTGAGCCTCGGCATGGCGCCGTTCTCGGGCATGGGCTCGGCGCCGATGTCCTCGCTCTGGCACCGCCTGGGCCGCATCGTCTGGCGCTTCGGCGGGCGTTTCTACAATTTCCGCGGCTTGCGCGCCTTCAAGAGCAAGTTCGAGCCGCAATGGGAGCCGCGTTATCTGGCGGCTTCCGGTTCGGTCGGCGTGTTCGTCACGCTGGCCGATCTGTCCTTGCTGGCAGGAGGTCGGCGTTCATGA
- a CDS encoding FkbM family methyltransferase, giving the protein MSFPQRPVAFMLAATNHGTMIVNRHDHNTTETGDDYGVGHQLLQNGCFDTSEVGFTLAMLTRRHELHGDGVVAIDGGANIGVHTIEWARHMHGWGRVLGFEAQEVVFYALAGNLVLNNCLNARAKLAALGERCGELSVPQPDYLSHASFGSLELRPRENGEFIGQPISYDTAVGSTVPMISIDSLALPRVDLIKLDIEGMEMEALTGARDTLRRCRPMLTVEVLKTDAALVEGFLAEFGYRCVPAGLNLIAVHREDPVSAHLQVGDGVLYLR; this is encoded by the coding sequence ATGAGCTTTCCGCAACGCCCGGTCGCGTTCATGCTTGCCGCGACCAATCACGGCACGATGATCGTGAACCGCCACGATCACAACACCACCGAGACCGGCGACGACTACGGCGTCGGCCACCAGTTGCTGCAGAACGGCTGCTTCGACACCAGCGAGGTCGGCTTCACGCTGGCCATGCTGACGCGCCGCCACGAGCTGCACGGCGACGGCGTGGTGGCGATCGACGGCGGCGCGAACATCGGCGTGCATACCATCGAATGGGCGCGCCACATGCACGGCTGGGGCCGGGTGCTGGGCTTCGAGGCGCAGGAGGTGGTGTTCTACGCGCTGGCCGGCAACCTGGTGCTGAACAACTGCCTGAACGCGCGCGCCAAGCTGGCCGCGCTCGGCGAGCGTTGCGGCGAGCTCTCGGTGCCGCAGCCCGACTACCTCTCGCATGCCAGCTTCGGCAGCCTCGAGCTGCGCCCGCGCGAGAACGGCGAGTTCATCGGGCAGCCGATCTCCTACGACACCGCGGTGGGCAGCACGGTGCCGATGATCAGCATCGATTCGCTGGCGCTGCCGCGCGTCGACCTGATCAAGCTCGACATCGAGGGCATGGAGATGGAGGCGCTGACCGGCGCGCGCGACACGCTGCGGCGCTGCCGCCCGATGCTGACGGTCGAGGTGCTGAAGACCGACGCGGCGCTGGTGGAGGGTTTCCTGGCCGAGTTCGGCTATCGCTGCGTGCCGGCCGGGCTGAACCTGATCGCCGTGCATCGCGAGGATCCGGTATCGGCCCACCTGCAGGTGGGCGACGGCGTGCTCTATCTGCGCTGA
- a CDS encoding DUF3772 domain-containing protein, whose product MLPLLLLSAVLLGTGMPAAQAQPLVASAASAASAAPAISYADAIASLKQLQAEQDRIKQQTSTATSNTQIDTADTATEALSGDVDKLIDALKPQRAQIQAQLDVLGPPPAAGAPPETPAVARQRSDLDARRDQFDAVLKQAVAQKDDLANLDQQYAKLRRGLLRNQLALRSGSLLGPSFWAPFHSPQQEDIDRLHKFFGQIAAQFSFAWEDGRRLGTVLLLGLAIAIWSGGRRLLEYGVAWFCLNRLPATRLRRSALALSTALATVISTGIAVQLLYLAVTRGEALTPALDDFAAKFSELAMTCALIAGLGRALLCTRHPSWRLPAIADPVALAMRRFPTILAALLLVSGTLEQLNRIADTSLQVTIFGRGLVALVVALTIGATLLRANRARAELAAAGEQPEARSTLAGLIHAGVSLAVIASLAALLIGYITVARFITYELVWFEIVLCSFYMLTQITRDAFASLFSTQYRSGNTIKHLFGLDDSHLEQASTLLSGVGVAVLVLLAALSLLTGGFGTTPSDLFDSLLTMLGGTKLRSLNIVPDRIVNAVLALAVGFWLLRSVRRWLDNEFLPTLGMDPGMRASLVTLFSNLGYVLLVLMTLSLLGVQWSSLAWIVSALSVGIGFGLQEIVKNFVSGLILLTERPVKVGDMVSISGVEGDIRRINVRATEIQLSDRSTVIVPNSQLISQNLRNVTMGNSTQGVATLMLTFPLNTDPEQVRDLLLNAYQAHPAILEKPAPSVTFSQLTPDGITLSVTGYVSSPRITATTKSDLLFEILKQLRAASITLASPQMLMIQNAPEAGAAALPAVTGTKPAG is encoded by the coding sequence ATGCTGCCGCTCTTGCTGCTATCGGCGGTCCTGCTCGGCACCGGCATGCCGGCCGCGCAGGCGCAGCCGCTGGTGGCCTCGGCCGCCAGCGCCGCCTCCGCCGCGCCGGCGATCTCCTACGCCGACGCGATCGCCTCGCTCAAGCAGTTGCAGGCCGAGCAGGACCGCATCAAGCAGCAGACCTCGACGGCCACCAGCAACACCCAGATCGACACCGCCGATACCGCCACCGAGGCACTCAGCGGCGACGTCGACAAGCTGATCGATGCGCTCAAGCCGCAACGCGCGCAGATCCAAGCCCAGCTCGATGTGCTCGGGCCGCCGCCGGCGGCGGGCGCGCCGCCCGAGACGCCGGCGGTGGCACGCCAGCGCAGCGATCTCGACGCGCGCCGCGACCAGTTCGACGCGGTACTGAAACAGGCCGTGGCCCAGAAGGACGACCTCGCCAACCTGGACCAGCAGTACGCGAAACTGCGCCGCGGATTGTTGCGCAACCAGCTCGCGCTGCGCTCGGGCAGCCTGCTCGGCCCGAGCTTCTGGGCGCCGTTCCACTCGCCGCAGCAGGAGGATATCGACCGGCTGCACAAGTTCTTCGGCCAGATCGCCGCGCAGTTCTCGTTCGCCTGGGAGGATGGCCGGCGCCTGGGCACGGTGCTGCTGCTCGGCCTGGCGATCGCGATCTGGAGCGGCGGGCGGCGCCTGCTCGAATACGGCGTCGCCTGGTTCTGCCTGAACCGCCTGCCGGCCACGCGGCTGCGCCGCAGCGCGCTGGCGCTGAGCACCGCGCTGGCCACCGTGATCTCGACCGGCATCGCGGTGCAGCTGCTCTATCTCGCGGTGACGCGCGGCGAGGCGCTCACGCCCGCGCTCGACGATTTCGCCGCCAAGTTCAGCGAACTGGCGATGACCTGCGCGCTGATCGCGGGCCTCGGCCGCGCCCTGCTCTGCACCCGCCACCCGAGCTGGCGGCTGCCGGCGATCGCCGATCCGGTGGCGCTCGCGATGCGCCGCTTCCCGACCATCCTGGCCGCGCTGCTGCTGGTCTCGGGCACGCTCGAGCAACTGAACCGGATCGCCGACACCAGCCTGCAGGTGACCATCTTCGGACGCGGCCTCGTGGCCCTGGTGGTGGCGCTGACGATCGGCGCCACCCTGCTGCGCGCCAACCGCGCGCGCGCCGAGCTGGCGGCCGCCGGCGAGCAGCCCGAGGCGCGCTCGACCCTGGCCGGGCTGATCCATGCCGGCGTATCGCTGGCGGTGATCGCCTCGCTGGCCGCGCTGCTGATCGGCTACATCACGGTGGCGCGCTTCATCACCTACGAGCTGGTCTGGTTCGAGATCGTGCTGTGCAGCTTCTACATGCTCACCCAGATCACGCGCGACGCCTTCGCCAGCCTGTTCTCGACGCAGTACCGCAGCGGCAACACCATCAAGCACCTGTTCGGGCTGGACGACAGCCATCTGGAGCAGGCCTCGACCCTGCTGTCGGGCGTCGGCGTCGCGGTGCTGGTGCTGCTGGCCGCGCTGTCACTGCTGACCGGCGGTTTCGGCACCACCCCGAGCGACCTGTTCGACAGCCTGCTGACCATGCTCGGCGGCACCAAGCTGCGCAGCCTCAACATCGTGCCGGACCGCATCGTCAACGCGGTGCTGGCGCTGGCGGTGGGCTTCTGGCTGCTGCGCTCGGTGCGCCGCTGGCTGGACAACGAATTCCTGCCGACCCTGGGCATGGACCCCGGCATGCGCGCCTCGCTGGTCACGCTGTTCAGCAACCTCGGCTACGTGCTGCTGGTGCTGATGACGCTGTCCCTGCTCGGCGTGCAGTGGAGCAGCCTGGCCTGGATCGTCAGCGCGCTGTCGGTGGGGATCGGCTTCGGCCTGCAGGAGATCGTCAAGAACTTCGTGTCGGGCCTGATCCTGCTGACCGAGCGGCCGGTGAAGGTGGGCGACATGGTCAGCATCAGCGGCGTGGAGGGCGACATCCGCCGCATCAACGTGCGCGCCACCGAGATCCAGCTGAGCGACCGCTCGACCGTGATCGTGCCGAACTCGCAGCTGATCTCGCAGAACCTGCGCAACGTCACGATGGGCAACAGCACCCAGGGCGTGGCCACCCTGATGCTGACCTTCCCGCTCAACACCGACCCGGAACAGGTGCGCGACCTGCTGCTGAATGCCTACCAGGCGCATCCGGCGATCCTGGAGAAGCCCGCGCCCTCGGTCACCTTCAGCCAGCTCACGCCGGACGGCATCACGCTGAGCGTGACGGGCTACGTGAGCAGCCCGCGCATCACCGCCACGACCAAGAGCGACCTGCTGTTCGAGATCCTGAAACAACTGCGCGCGGCCTCGATCACGCTGGCCAGCCCGCAGATGCTGATGATCCAGAACGCACCCGAGGCGGGCGCCGCGGCCCTGCCCGCCGTGACGGGGACGAAACCCGCCGGCTGA
- a CDS encoding YciI-like protein → MYYLLTYDLVDNYLERRGQYRDEHLALAQAATERGELLLAGALADPADCAVLVFTGASPAAAEAFANADPYVKNKLVRHWQVRQWNVAAGHYAKT, encoded by the coding sequence ATGTACTACCTGCTGACCTACGACCTGGTCGACAACTACCTCGAGCGGCGCGGCCAGTATCGCGACGAACACCTGGCGCTGGCCCAGGCCGCCACCGAGCGCGGCGAGTTGCTGCTGGCCGGCGCGCTGGCCGATCCGGCCGACTGCGCGGTGCTGGTGTTCACCGGCGCCTCGCCGGCCGCGGCCGAGGCCTTCGCGAATGCCGATCCCTATGTGAAGAACAAGCTGGTGCGCCATTGGCAGGTGCGCCAGTGGAACGTCGCCGCCGGCCACTACGCGAAGACCTGA
- the corA gene encoding magnesium/cobalt transporter CorA, producing MLINCVAYQNGQKLADIDIDDISDYVARPECFVWVALKEPEPEELERMGEEFGLHELALEDARNGHQRPKIEEYGDSLFAVMHTVELDADDEFEIGELNVFVGPNYILSIRNHTSHGFQDVRVRCEREPHLLKEGAAFVFYALMDQIVDRYFPTVEALGAELEALEDRIFEKSTPATARAIIQDLYSLKRRLMIVYQHTAPLLEPLSKLVGGRTPQVCSGMEHYFRDVYDHLLRITKTLEARREMVVTAVQVDLGMISLAESEVTKRLGSFAALFAIPTMIAGIYGMNFNNIPELHWRFGFYVCLGVMAIGDLALWWRFKRAGWL from the coding sequence ATGTTGATCAACTGCGTTGCCTACCAGAATGGCCAGAAGCTGGCCGACATCGACATCGACGACATCAGCGACTACGTGGCCCGCCCCGAATGCTTCGTCTGGGTCGCGCTGAAGGAACCCGAGCCCGAGGAGCTGGAGCGCATGGGCGAGGAGTTCGGCCTGCACGAGCTGGCGCTCGAGGATGCGCGCAACGGCCACCAGCGGCCGAAGATCGAGGAATACGGCGACTCGCTGTTCGCGGTGATGCACACGGTCGAGCTCGATGCCGACGACGAGTTCGAGATCGGCGAGCTGAACGTGTTCGTCGGCCCCAACTACATCCTGTCGATCCGCAACCACACCTCGCACGGCTTCCAGGACGTGCGCGTGCGCTGCGAGCGCGAGCCGCACCTGCTCAAGGAAGGCGCGGCCTTCGTGTTCTACGCGCTGATGGACCAGATCGTCGATCGCTACTTCCCGACCGTGGAGGCGCTGGGCGCCGAGCTGGAGGCACTCGAGGACCGCATCTTCGAGAAATCGACGCCGGCCACCGCACGCGCGATCATCCAGGATCTCTATTCGCTCAAGCGCCGGCTGATGATCGTCTACCAGCACACGGCGCCACTGCTCGAACCGCTCTCGAAGCTGGTCGGCGGGCGCACGCCGCAGGTTTGCAGCGGCATGGAGCATTACTTCCGCGACGTCTACGACCACCTGCTGCGCATCACCAAGACCCTGGAGGCGCGCCGCGAAATGGTGGTGACCGCCGTGCAAGTCGACCTCGGCATGATCTCGCTGGCCGAGAGCGAGGTGACCAAGCGGCTCGGCTCCTTCGCCGCCTTGTTCGCGATCCCGACCATGATCGCCGGGATCTACGGCATGAACTTCAACAACATCCCCGAGCTGCACTGGCGCTTCGGCTTCTATGTCTGCCTGGGCGTGATGGCGATCGGCGATCTCGCGCTCTGGTGGCGCTTCAAGCGCGCCGGCTGGCTCTGA
- a CDS encoding AAA family ATPase yields the protein MKYLVFFCGHAGTGKTTLAKQLIGPLMRSTGEAFCLLDKDTLYGRYSAAAMGALTQDPNDRDSPLYLQHLRDPEYQGLLDTARENLELGISVLVVGPLSREIRDGRLFNRQWLGIGHDVELRVVWVHTSEEMARERIVARGNPNDAYKLAHWDEYRARRFVPSGEACEGLLRFDNTAPGAADVEALLHAIVPPAPSAMVPPLPA from the coding sequence GTGAAGTACCTGGTGTTTTTCTGCGGTCATGCCGGCACCGGCAAGACCACCCTCGCCAAGCAGTTGATCGGCCCGCTGATGCGCAGCACCGGCGAGGCCTTCTGCCTGCTCGACAAGGACACGCTCTACGGCCGCTACAGCGCCGCCGCGATGGGCGCGCTCACGCAGGACCCGAACGATCGCGACAGCCCGCTCTACCTGCAGCATCTGCGCGATCCGGAATACCAGGGCCTGCTCGATACCGCGCGCGAGAACCTGGAGCTGGGCATCAGCGTGCTGGTGGTCGGCCCGCTGTCGCGCGAGATCCGCGACGGGCGGCTGTTCAACCGGCAGTGGCTGGGCATCGGCCACGACGTGGAGTTGCGCGTGGTCTGGGTGCATACCTCGGAGGAGATGGCGCGCGAGCGCATCGTCGCGCGCGGCAATCCCAACGACGCCTACAAGCTCGCGCACTGGGACGAGTATCGCGCGCGCCGTTTCGTGCCGAGCGGCGAGGCCTGCGAAGGACTGCTGAGGTTCGACAACACCGCGCCGGGCGCGGCCGACGTGGAGGCGCTGCTGCACGCGATCGTGCCGCCCGCGCCGAGCGCGATGGTGCCGCCGCTGCCCGCCTGA